The following nucleotide sequence is from Anaerobaca lacustris.
ACCCACCGCGGCCTCATCGAAAGACTCGGCAGGTACCGCCGTTTTGCCAAATCGGGTTTCAACTGGATCATTCCTCTGGTCGACAGAATGATTCAGGTCAACATTACGGAGCAAATGGTGGACGCCCAGCCGCAGGAGATCATCACCAATGACAATCTCAATGCGCGGGTGGATGCCCAGGTCTATTTCAAGGTCAAGGAGGATGAGGAGAGCGTCAAGAGCTCTCAGTACAATGTCAACGACTACCAGTTTCAGATCGTCAACCTCGCCCGCACGACCCTGCGCAATATTATCGGGACGCTCACGCTGAAATCGGCGAACAGCGAGAGAGACAAGATCAACACCGTGCTTCTTGAGACCTTGGCCAGGGAAACCGAGAACTGGGGCATGCAGATCGTCCGGACGGAGTTGAAAGAGATCGACCCTCCCAAAGACGTCCAGGAGACCATGAACAAGGTGGTCAAGGCGGAGAACGAGAAGGTCGCCGCCTTGGATTTTGCCGATGCGGTGGAGCGGCAGGCGGATGGAGTCAAGCGGTCGGAAATCAAGAAGGCCGAAGGGGTCAAGCAGGCCAAGGTCCTGGCGGCAGAGGGCGAGGCCGAAGCGATCCGGCTCGTCAACGACGCGGCGAACACGTACTTCATCGGAAACGCACAGCTTCTCCGCAAGCTGGAGGCTCTGGAGAAGTCCCTGAGTCAGAATGCGAAGATCGTCATTCCTTCGGGTTCTGAACTTGTGAATGTCATCGGGGAAATGGCCGGCTTCCTGCCGATGACGAAGTGATGTGGAGGACTGATAGGAAGCGGCGTTCCTGAAAGAAGCCGCAAGCAAGAAGGGAAGAGCCTGTCGTGCGAATCGCAATGCTATCGTGGGAGTCGTTGCACTCCATCGCCGTTGGAGGGGTAGCGGCCCATGTGACCGAGTTGGCGGCCGCGCTCGCAAGGAGAGGGCACCAGATCCATGTCTTTACTCGTCGGGCCTCTGGTCAAGCAGGTCATGACTGGACAGACGATGTCCATTATCACCGGTGTACATACTCCCCACACGGCGATTTTGTGGATGAGGTCAACAACATGTGCCGGTCCTTTGTGGACCACGTCTTCGAAGTGGAGGATATGGTCGGACGCTTCGACATCATCCACGCCCACGATTGGCTGACGGCCAACGCGATGATCTGGATCAAGCAGGGCCGCAAACAGAAATGCCTGTTCACGATCCACTCGACTGAATATGCCCGCTGTGGCAACGCCTTTCCAATGGGTCGATCCGAGCGCATCCGCCACCAGGAGCGGGCGGGGACCTATTGGGCGGATCGCGTGATAGCCGTCTCACAGGCAACCAAAGACGAGATCACCTGGATGTACGAGGTGCCGCAGTGGAAGACGTCGGTGGTTTATAATGGAGTCAGTCCGGAACGCTTCGATCAACCTACCGACCCCGGTATAGACAAGCGGCGGTATCACATCGGCCCCCTGGATCCCACGATCTTGTTTTGTGGTCGACTGTCCTGGCAAAAGGGTCCCGATATCCTGGTCGAGGCCATTCCTCCCATCCTCAGACAACATCCATCCTCGCGATTCGTGTTTGCCGGTGATGGTGACATGAGGGATGCACTGGAGTCGCGGGTTCACCAATTGGGTGTGGCGCACGCCGTTCGGTTTCCAGGTTATCGCAATGGAGATGAGCTGGTCCGCTTGTACAAGCTGGCGGAGGTGGTCTGCATGCCGAGTCGCAATGAGCCCTTTGGGATTGTCGTGCTCGAGGCCTGGAGCGCCAGCAAGCCGGTCATCGCAAGTCAGAACGGTGGCCCCGCGGAGTATGTTCGGCATGAAGTGAACGGACTGAAGATCTACCCCAATCCCGACTCTGTTGTTTGGGGAGTAGGCCGCATGTTCTCCGATCTCGATCAGGCTCGATGGATGGGCCGGAACGGCCGGCAGGCGGTGCAGGAACGATTCACATG
It contains:
- a CDS encoding glycosyltransferase family 4 protein, with protein sequence MLSWESLHSIAVGGVAAHVTELAAALARRGHQIHVFTRRASGQAGHDWTDDVHYHRCTYSPHGDFVDEVNNMCRSFVDHVFEVEDMVGRFDIIHAHDWLTANAMIWIKQGRKQKCLFTIHSTEYARCGNAFPMGRSERIRHQERAGTYWADRVIAVSQATKDEITWMYEVPQWKTSVVYNGVSPERFDQPTDPGIDKRRYHIGPLDPTILFCGRLSWQKGPDILVEAIPPILRQHPSSRFVFAGDGDMRDALESRVHQLGVAHAVRFPGYRNGDELVRLYKLAEVVCMPSRNEPFGIVVLEAWSASKPVIASQNGGPAEYVRHEVNGLKIYPNPDSVVWGVGRMFSDLDQARWMGRNGRQAVQERFTWDTITEQMLAIYQGLCPVAAILPHPAGESIRPILPELPRATSRVRVVGESLPASVGEEGTHGPRISVQARLLFKGADLKGEADDALTACKSSLARSGLDPQRHGHTLTIRGDWETVLAALNCCSQYTRQARVHHEQQPDIEIAVVPEEALTNDLVSAAH
- a CDS encoding SPFH domain-containing protein, with translation MDPMMFVLLFIVAAVVVIALAGIRVVRPTHRGLIERLGRYRRFAKSGFNWIIPLVDRMIQVNITEQMVDAQPQEIITNDNLNARVDAQVYFKVKEDEESVKSSQYNVNDYQFQIVNLARTTLRNIIGTLTLKSANSERDKINTVLLETLARETENWGMQIVRTELKEIDPPKDVQETMNKVVKAENEKVAALDFADAVERQADGVKRSEIKKAEGVKQAKVLAAEGEAEAIRLVNDAANTYFIGNAQLLRKLEALEKSLSQNAKIVIPSGSELVNVIGEMAGFLPMTK